From the genome of Streptomyces sp. NBC_00464, one region includes:
- the cas1e gene encoding type I-E CRISPR-associated endonuclease Cas1e, translating into MLPRIADSLSFLYLDKVRIVQDDTGVCARIDVNHERTDLVYLPTAALSCLLLGPGVSITTRALATLARHGTSVICTGSTGVRAYAAILPDSLTTHWLERQVTAWADPNQRLSTATRMYDLRFSPDQAPSNATLDQLRGLEGQRMKSLYKIQAEQHGIGRFRRNYHPDQWDTQDPVNLALSAANTCLYGIVHAAILALGCSPALGFVHTGKQHAFVYDVADLYKATTTIPIAFSLHQSPQPEQDARRSFREELRLLRLLPRIVRDIQSLLAPPSDIGDGDDSAESQDVRIVHLWDPKAGTLQAGVNYAPDGD; encoded by the coding sequence ATGCTCCCCCGCATCGCAGACTCCCTCTCCTTCCTCTACCTCGACAAGGTCCGCATCGTCCAGGACGACACCGGCGTCTGCGCCCGCATCGACGTTAACCACGAACGCACCGACCTCGTCTACCTCCCCACCGCCGCCCTCTCCTGCCTCCTGCTGGGACCCGGCGTATCCATCACCACCCGCGCCCTGGCTACCCTCGCCCGCCACGGCACCAGCGTCATCTGCACCGGTAGCACAGGCGTCCGCGCCTACGCAGCGATCCTGCCCGACTCCCTCACCACCCACTGGCTGGAGCGTCAAGTCACCGCCTGGGCTGACCCCAACCAACGACTCAGCACCGCCACCCGCATGTACGACCTGCGCTTCAGCCCCGACCAGGCACCCTCCAACGCCACCCTCGACCAACTCCGCGGCCTCGAGGGACAACGCATGAAATCCCTCTACAAAATCCAGGCCGAGCAACACGGCATCGGCCGCTTCCGACGCAACTACCACCCCGACCAATGGGACACTCAAGACCCCGTCAACCTCGCCTTATCCGCCGCCAACACCTGCCTCTACGGCATCGTCCACGCAGCCATCCTCGCCCTCGGCTGCTCACCGGCCCTCGGCTTCGTCCACACAGGAAAGCAACACGCCTTCGTCTATGACGTTGCCGACCTCTACAAAGCCACCACCACCATTCCCATCGCCTTCTCCCTCCACCAATCGCCCCAGCCCGAACAAGACGCCCGACGCTCATTCCGCGAAGAACTGAGGCTCCTGCGACTCCTGCCACGCATCGTCCGCGACATCCAGAGCCTCCTCGCACCCCCGTCTGACATCGGTGACGGCGACGACAGCGCCGAGAGTCAGGACGTTCGCATAGTCCATCTCTGGGATCCCAAAGCCGGCACCCTGCAAGCAGGCGTCAACTACGCACCCGACGGAGACTGA
- the cas6e gene encoding type I-E CRISPR-associated protein Cas6/Cse3/CasE — translation MSPSPAVLARIRLNPHHRAVQRDIHDADQMHKTLMRMVPDHLGDHARQQTGLLYRLDTDDDGHTLLVQAAHPLNTAGLPHGYGNADTRELAPMFQALHDGLGVRYRIVVNPIKRERLSLDRKNERGRTLPLSGPDADQWWQRRATASGLQLHTLTPHTIAPARSRTAKPGMRHSLIRYDGTATITDTHALTNAVLTGIGRGKSYGAGLLSLAPAPTP, via the coding sequence ATGAGCCCCAGTCCTGCGGTCCTCGCCCGCATCCGGCTCAACCCCCACCACCGCGCCGTCCAACGCGACATCCACGACGCCGACCAGATGCACAAGACCCTCATGCGCATGGTGCCCGACCATCTCGGCGACCACGCCCGCCAGCAGACCGGACTCCTGTACCGCCTCGACACCGACGACGACGGCCACACTCTCCTCGTCCAGGCCGCCCACCCCCTGAACACCGCCGGCCTGCCCCACGGCTACGGAAACGCCGACACTCGAGAACTCGCCCCCATGTTCCAGGCCCTCCACGACGGACTGGGCGTCCGCTACCGCATCGTCGTCAACCCCATCAAACGCGAACGTCTCTCGCTGGACCGCAAGAACGAACGGGGCCGCACCCTTCCCCTCAGCGGACCCGACGCCGACCAATGGTGGCAACGCCGCGCCACCGCCAGCGGCCTGCAACTCCACACGCTCACCCCCCACACCATCGCCCCCGCACGCAGCCGCACCGCGAAACCCGGCATGCGCCATAGCCTCATCCGCTACGACGGCACCGCCACCATCACCGACACCCACGCACTCACCAACGCCGTCCTCACCGGAATCGGCCGCGGCAAGTCCTACGGCGCCGGCCTCCTCAGCCTCGCGCCCGCACCCACCCCATGA
- the cas5e gene encoding type I-E CRISPR-associated protein Cas5/CasD yields MNGLLLRLAGPLQSWGERSAFTPTRETAPFPTRSGLLGMFAAAEGRPRTTALADNPYDDVVFTVRADRPGTLLTDFHTAGGGLPDPLTAATSGGKHKGAAVITRRDYLTDAVFVIAVQAPDTTLNRITQALTTPHWAPYLGRRSCIPDEPLLLRPHCTDPVTQLLHHVPLSPDPATRVPTDHEDGTVPVRFYWETPPPHDRGQETIQLSSYDQPVSFTPHARAHARRTLYRTTEHLPARLLTSQTGTGNRPSHQDTPPLQERLISYALNTQETVA; encoded by the coding sequence GTGAACGGACTCCTCCTGCGCCTGGCCGGCCCCCTGCAGTCCTGGGGCGAACGCTCCGCATTCACACCCACCCGGGAAACCGCCCCTTTCCCGACCCGCTCCGGGCTGCTCGGCATGTTCGCCGCCGCCGAGGGCCGCCCCCGCACCACCGCCCTGGCCGACAACCCCTACGACGACGTCGTGTTCACCGTGAGGGCCGACCGGCCCGGCACCCTCCTCACCGACTTCCACACCGCCGGCGGCGGACTGCCCGATCCGCTCACCGCCGCCACCAGCGGCGGTAAACACAAAGGCGCCGCAGTCATCACCCGCCGCGACTACCTCACCGACGCCGTCTTCGTCATCGCCGTCCAGGCCCCCGACACCACCCTCAACCGCATCACTCAAGCCCTCACCACCCCCCACTGGGCCCCCTACCTGGGACGACGCTCCTGCATCCCCGACGAACCGCTCCTGCTGCGCCCCCACTGCACGGACCCGGTTACACAGCTCCTCCACCACGTCCCCCTCAGCCCCGACCCCGCCACCCGCGTCCCCACCGATCACGAGGACGGCACCGTGCCGGTCCGGTTCTACTGGGAAACCCCACCACCACACGACCGCGGTCAGGAGACGATCCAGCTCAGCTCCTATGACCAGCCCGTCAGTTTCACCCCGCACGCCCGAGCCCACGCCCGACGCACGCTGTACCGCACCACCGAGCACCTCCCGGCCCGGCTCCTCACCAGTCAGACCGGCACCGGCAACCGGCCCTCGCACCAGGACACCCCGCCCCTGCAGGAGCGGCTCATCAGCTACGCCCTCAACACACAGGAGACCGTCGCATGA
- the cas7e gene encoding type I-E CRISPR-associated protein Cas7/Cse4/CasC, producing the protein MSVFADFHALQSVPVANLNRDDLGSPKSVKYGNASRLRVSSQSWKRVIRHGVEADLGEKAARTRLVPVKVAEKLRDQDWPEDLAAFAGAQVAASASAKKPLKVEQAGHTSVLLFLPESGIEELTTLCTLHREALEKGLGKKNPGALLPPAHVEEILKRRTASISLLGRMLAELPGANVDGAAQVAHAFTTHAAEPQRDYFTAVDDWLPSDATGSGHLNTAEFGAGVFYRFASVNLTDLITNLDGDAKAARTVLASFAEQFLMSLPQAKKNSTAPHTVPDLAYLAVRRHRPLSLAAAFETPVRADNAGGFSGPSRQALAAYARGIHRLTADAHRPFHGHAAVSGNTLEGIGEEHPSFAGLIEATVDAALTAHGSRP; encoded by the coding sequence ATGTCCGTGTTCGCTGATTTCCACGCACTGCAGTCAGTGCCCGTTGCCAATCTGAACCGTGACGATCTCGGTTCACCGAAGAGTGTCAAGTACGGCAACGCGTCGCGTCTGCGGGTCTCCAGCCAGTCCTGGAAGCGGGTGATCCGTCACGGCGTCGAGGCCGACCTGGGGGAGAAGGCCGCCCGCACCCGGCTGGTGCCGGTCAAGGTCGCAGAAAAGCTCCGCGACCAGGACTGGCCCGAGGACCTTGCCGCATTCGCCGGAGCCCAGGTCGCCGCATCCGCCAGCGCGAAGAAGCCCCTCAAGGTCGAGCAGGCCGGCCACACCTCCGTGCTCCTCTTCCTCCCCGAGAGCGGCATCGAGGAGCTGACCACCCTGTGCACCCTCCACCGCGAGGCACTGGAAAAGGGGCTGGGGAAGAAGAACCCGGGTGCCCTGTTGCCGCCCGCACACGTCGAGGAGATCCTCAAGCGCCGCACCGCCTCCATCAGCCTCCTGGGCCGCATGCTCGCCGAACTGCCCGGAGCGAACGTAGACGGCGCAGCCCAAGTCGCTCACGCCTTCACCACCCACGCCGCGGAGCCCCAGCGCGACTACTTCACCGCAGTGGACGACTGGCTTCCCTCGGACGCGACCGGCAGCGGCCACCTGAACACCGCCGAATTTGGCGCCGGCGTCTTCTACCGGTTCGCCTCCGTCAACCTCACCGATCTGATCACCAACCTCGACGGCGACGCCAAGGCCGCACGCACCGTCCTGGCCTCATTCGCCGAACAGTTCCTCATGTCACTGCCCCAGGCCAAGAAGAACAGCACCGCCCCGCACACTGTCCCCGACCTCGCCTACCTGGCCGTTCGCCGCCACCGCCCCCTCTCCCTGGCCGCCGCATTCGAGACCCCGGTGCGCGCCGACAACGCCGGAGGATTCTCCGGACCCTCCCGCCAGGCACTGGCCGCCTACGCCCGCGGCATCCACCGCCTCACCGCAGACGCCCACCGCCCCTTCCACGGACACGCCGCCGTGAGCGGTAACACCCTCGAAGGGATCGGCGAAGAACATCCCTCGTTCGCCGGCCTCATCGAAGCAACCGTCGACGCCGCCCTCACCGCCCACGGCAGCCGGCCGTGA
- the casB gene encoding type I-E CRISPR-associated protein Cse2/CasB encodes MPDTRPTGPPQTDDEPRYSEKYVNHIKELCARDHRARAALRSAVARPVERSPRSHAYLVRRLPDNLYPDDKRAYYAIAALIADRPRLARDTEAANRQEGEPGPATGVAVRGWWKRPTLGTALADGVNKRLMKPNTAESDLHLMARQSSEALHTRLPSLLRHLQSGGVQIDWPVLLENLAWWDRDRDRIATRWMESYFSTLHDDDSATDNDAAQTV; translated from the coding sequence ATGCCTGATACCCGGCCAACTGGCCCCCCACAGACCGACGACGAGCCGCGCTACTCGGAAAAGTACGTGAACCACATCAAGGAACTGTGCGCCCGCGACCACCGGGCGCGTGCCGCGTTGCGCAGCGCGGTCGCCCGCCCCGTCGAGCGCAGCCCCCGCTCACACGCCTACCTGGTCCGGCGACTGCCCGACAACCTGTACCCCGACGACAAACGGGCCTACTACGCCATTGCCGCGCTGATCGCCGACCGCCCCCGCCTGGCCCGCGACACCGAAGCCGCCAACCGGCAGGAAGGAGAGCCGGGACCAGCCACGGGCGTTGCGGTGCGTGGATGGTGGAAGCGGCCGACCCTGGGCACCGCCCTGGCCGACGGGGTCAACAAGCGCCTGATGAAACCGAACACCGCAGAGTCCGACCTGCACCTGATGGCCCGCCAGAGCAGCGAGGCCCTGCATACCCGCCTGCCCTCCCTGCTGCGCCATCTGCAAAGCGGAGGTGTGCAGATCGACTGGCCGGTGCTGCTGGAGAACCTGGCCTGGTGGGACCGCGACCGGGACCGGATTGCCACCCGGTGGATGGAGTCCTACTTCAGCACCCTGCACGACGACGACTCCGCCACTGACAACGACGCCGCACAGACCGTCTGA
- the casA gene encoding type I-E CRISPR-associated protein Cse1/CasA, which produces MGFDVRDEPWIPVRLREPVQAGAVGERSVRLGLRELFRRAHEIVDLEVPLPPSASGLLRILAALTARIASHGGVRLDDVDVAEDVEDWVRLRAQVLEAGRFDADAVDAYFDDVALAGRFDVFDPVRPFLQDPRLVEQCVDKKGKPNPSGINKLVFGRPTGVNGAVLFGHFNDGDPVPVPAAEALWHLIGQLYYGPAGQCTPRQITAERAGSGDAGPLRKTVSFHPWAPDLFTSLVLSVPVPGAGGVDADEDDACPWEADALPDPLGPAAPATWPGHLLTGRARHAVLLVPAGHQMVGDAYVSWSTHAPASDVRDPFLVLDRPRNGEGPDFPRLANGRRALWRDLDALLLKDVPGQSKRPLILQDVPRSIAPMLRVRAYGFDQDGQQRDSGWYEATTPPVLGWQEDVDAAQALRVRACRQAAEEIGDRLSFAARLAWKLTTDGGEDMAEKVRLDRKKPGPWDSRALAVFWPRAEQVFWTLLTTDGANSAPHRPFADAALDALDDAIGTMRADVRVARARNRARRTIRTAVPRPAPAA; this is translated from the coding sequence GTGGGTTTCGATGTGCGTGATGAGCCGTGGATTCCGGTGCGGCTGCGTGAGCCGGTGCAGGCCGGCGCGGTGGGGGAGCGGTCGGTGCGGCTGGGGCTGAGAGAGCTGTTCCGGCGGGCGCACGAGATCGTGGATCTGGAGGTTCCGTTACCGCCGTCCGCTTCGGGGCTCCTGCGGATTCTTGCCGCTCTCACGGCGCGTATCGCCAGCCATGGCGGGGTCCGCCTTGATGACGTTGATGTAGCCGAGGACGTGGAGGACTGGGTCCGGCTGCGTGCCCAGGTGCTCGAGGCCGGCCGGTTCGACGCGGACGCGGTGGATGCGTACTTCGATGACGTGGCGCTGGCGGGACGGTTCGATGTGTTCGACCCGGTGCGGCCGTTCCTGCAGGATCCCCGGCTGGTCGAGCAGTGCGTGGACAAGAAGGGCAAGCCGAACCCGTCAGGGATCAATAAGCTTGTTTTCGGTCGTCCGACGGGTGTGAACGGTGCCGTTCTGTTCGGGCACTTCAATGACGGTGATCCTGTTCCCGTTCCGGCTGCGGAGGCGCTGTGGCATCTGATCGGCCAGCTCTATTACGGCCCCGCCGGGCAGTGCACGCCGCGACAGATCACCGCTGAGCGGGCGGGCAGCGGGGATGCGGGCCCGTTGCGCAAGACGGTGTCCTTCCATCCGTGGGCACCGGACCTGTTCACTTCCCTCGTCCTTTCCGTCCCGGTCCCGGGTGCGGGGGGAGTGGATGCGGATGAGGACGACGCCTGCCCGTGGGAGGCCGATGCGCTTCCCGATCCCCTGGGCCCGGCCGCGCCCGCCACGTGGCCTGGGCATCTGCTGACAGGCCGGGCCCGTCACGCCGTCCTCCTGGTCCCCGCAGGCCATCAGATGGTCGGCGACGCTTATGTGTCGTGGTCCACGCATGCACCCGCTTCCGATGTCCGTGACCCGTTCCTGGTCCTGGACCGGCCGCGCAACGGTGAGGGCCCGGACTTCCCGCGGCTCGCGAACGGCCGGCGGGCGCTGTGGCGGGACCTGGACGCGCTGCTCCTGAAGGATGTGCCGGGGCAGTCGAAACGGCCGCTGATCCTGCAGGACGTACCACGCTCGATCGCCCCCATGCTGCGGGTACGGGCCTACGGCTTCGACCAGGACGGCCAGCAGCGCGACAGCGGATGGTACGAGGCCACCACCCCGCCGGTGCTGGGCTGGCAGGAGGACGTCGACGCCGCCCAGGCTTTGCGGGTGCGGGCCTGCCGGCAGGCCGCCGAGGAGATCGGCGACCGGCTGTCATTCGCGGCCCGCCTCGCCTGGAAACTCACCACCGACGGTGGCGAGGACATGGCGGAGAAAGTCCGCCTGGACCGGAAGAAGCCCGGCCCGTGGGACAGCCGGGCCCTGGCCGTGTTCTGGCCCCGTGCCGAGCAGGTCTTCTGGACACTGCTCACCACGGACGGGGCGAACAGTGCCCCGCACCGCCCCTTCGCCGACGCGGCACTTGACGCCCTCGACGATGCCATCGGCACCATGCGCGCCGACGTGCGCGTCGCCCGGGCCCGCAACCGGGCCCGCAGGACCATTCGGACCGCGGTGCCCCGCCCCGCCCCCGCAGCCTGA
- the cas3 gene encoding CRISPR-associated helicase Cas3': MMREPDESVWGKSRGLERPYPLVRHLLDSAAMAGYLWDAYLSESQRAHIAAGLGAADDPTRARLLVALCAGLHDVGKVSGFQFCDARGRGQLSEVLVADAGQAEVQRVGHALAGMQVAPVLLTALGFKEDGTGGVSALERVAEVIGGHHGVFGAFEREVTDTAAYQALFGGSRWADERVAHGASVFGLLGGPRGPEVFEASAAVLVTGVVVLADWLVSQEYYLLRRQRGRRMRLREHFAESVRLAPGLARQAGLAPVELARKEFGQAYGIEGGPNALQSSVVAGLERVLAAPGAGRAGILVVTAAPGDGKSETALEAERVFARVCGTRGFAFLLPTMATSDQMHGRVAGSLVRQGGGGGGLTLSHSMAWLSAAYSDQGASGDGGVLVGAEEHVPGVGPVQWLRGSKRALLAQWSVGTIDQALMSVLPVRHNALRLLALSGKTVIVDEAHAYDPYMQVLLGRLLNWLGALGVPVVLLSATLPVSISDRLVREYLQGAGHSSRALKRCSFRVPYPGWLYVDAVSGEQASIGEEDLALQVGERATDLAVTVEPVNHLEPAQGGARARLAVIERLVDPLVTGADGGCALVVCNTVDEAQDTFVWLRDRLRSRGLEGGGIELLHARLPADVREARTIAITGGLGRDGGRPAGGGPVRRIVVGTQVVEQSLDLDADVVISDLAPLALLLQRAGRCWRHETWWCVKGRPRGPRPLWAAGKGGPHLIVLDPLAGGGAVPVRWGTVYPEYLLLETSRVLADRDGGRIAIPGEVQQLVEQVHGDRADRFDWESPRWEAAWTAQQGDEFAQRSVGENIAIPRKRSVRRLYQLHERGVADEGQAATRLGADSVRLLCVFEQESGGVTLDLVGDVPLPGPGGDGRMSIEAVRAVMKRTVPVRADWFSPSAVEFAVPEVWAGHPFLGELVVLRQAVVGGEVRPAVVLGKAISLDAELGIVRR; the protein is encoded by the coding sequence ATGATGCGCGAGCCGGATGAGTCGGTGTGGGGGAAGTCGCGGGGCCTGGAGAGGCCGTATCCGTTGGTGCGGCATCTGCTGGATTCCGCCGCGATGGCAGGGTACTTGTGGGATGCGTATCTCTCTGAGAGTCAGCGGGCTCATATTGCTGCGGGGCTGGGGGCGGCTGATGATCCGACGCGCGCTCGGTTGCTGGTGGCGTTGTGTGCGGGTTTGCATGACGTCGGGAAGGTGTCGGGCTTTCAGTTCTGCGATGCGCGCGGCCGGGGCCAGCTGAGTGAGGTTTTGGTTGCGGATGCAGGGCAGGCCGAGGTGCAGCGGGTGGGGCACGCATTGGCTGGGATGCAGGTTGCGCCTGTGCTGTTGACGGCTTTGGGGTTCAAGGAGGACGGGACGGGCGGAGTGTCCGCGCTGGAGCGGGTGGCGGAGGTTATCGGCGGGCACCACGGTGTGTTCGGCGCCTTTGAGCGCGAGGTGACGGATACGGCGGCCTATCAGGCGCTGTTCGGCGGGTCGCGGTGGGCGGATGAGCGTGTTGCCCATGGAGCGTCGGTGTTCGGCCTGCTGGGGGGACCGCGGGGGCCTGAGGTGTTCGAAGCGTCTGCGGCGGTTCTGGTGACGGGGGTGGTGGTTTTGGCTGACTGGCTGGTCAGCCAGGAGTACTACCTTCTTCGGCGCCAGCGCGGCCGGCGGATGAGGCTGAGGGAGCATTTCGCGGAGTCGGTCCGCCTGGCGCCGGGACTGGCCCGTCAGGCGGGGCTGGCGCCGGTGGAGTTGGCACGGAAGGAGTTCGGGCAGGCGTACGGGATCGAAGGAGGCCCCAATGCGCTGCAGTCCTCGGTGGTGGCGGGCTTGGAGAGGGTACTGGCCGCGCCAGGTGCGGGGCGTGCCGGAATTCTTGTGGTGACGGCTGCGCCGGGGGATGGGAAAAGTGAGACGGCGCTGGAGGCGGAGCGGGTTTTTGCCCGGGTGTGCGGGACGCGTGGGTTCGCGTTTCTGCTGCCGACGATGGCGACGAGTGATCAGATGCATGGGCGTGTGGCGGGGAGTCTGGTGCGGCAGGGGGGTGGGGGCGGTGGGCTGACGCTGTCGCACAGCATGGCGTGGCTGAGTGCCGCCTACAGCGATCAGGGCGCGAGTGGGGATGGGGGTGTGCTGGTCGGTGCGGAGGAGCATGTTCCGGGGGTGGGGCCGGTTCAGTGGCTGCGCGGTTCGAAGCGGGCGCTGCTTGCGCAGTGGTCGGTGGGGACGATTGACCAGGCGCTGATGTCGGTTTTGCCGGTGCGGCACAACGCGCTGCGGTTGCTGGCGTTGTCGGGCAAGACGGTGATTGTGGACGAGGCGCATGCGTACGACCCGTACATGCAGGTGTTGCTGGGGCGTTTGCTGAACTGGCTGGGAGCGTTGGGGGTGCCGGTGGTGCTGTTGTCGGCGACGCTTCCCGTGTCGATCAGTGACCGGCTTGTGCGGGAGTACCTGCAGGGGGCCGGGCACAGTTCGAGGGCGTTGAAGCGCTGTTCGTTCAGGGTGCCGTATCCGGGCTGGCTGTATGTGGATGCGGTCTCGGGTGAGCAGGCGTCGATCGGTGAGGAGGATCTGGCGCTGCAGGTGGGGGAGCGTGCGACGGATCTCGCCGTGACGGTCGAGCCGGTGAATCACCTGGAGCCGGCGCAGGGTGGTGCCAGGGCGAGGCTGGCGGTCATCGAACGACTGGTGGATCCGCTGGTCACGGGTGCTGATGGGGGGTGCGCGCTGGTGGTGTGCAACACGGTGGACGAGGCGCAGGACACCTTTGTCTGGCTTCGGGACCGCTTGCGGAGTCGTGGTCTCGAGGGCGGGGGTATTGAGCTGCTGCACGCGCGGTTGCCCGCTGATGTGCGGGAGGCGCGCACCATAGCGATCACCGGGGGGCTGGGCCGCGATGGTGGCAGGCCGGCTGGGGGTGGTCCGGTGCGGCGGATTGTGGTGGGTACTCAGGTGGTGGAGCAGTCGCTGGATCTTGACGCGGATGTGGTGATCAGTGACTTGGCGCCATTGGCGCTGTTGTTGCAGCGGGCAGGGCGCTGCTGGCGTCACGAGACGTGGTGGTGCGTGAAGGGGCGTCCTAGGGGGCCGAGACCGTTGTGGGCGGCCGGCAAGGGCGGGCCTCACTTGATCGTGCTGGATCCGCTTGCCGGCGGCGGGGCGGTTCCGGTCCGGTGGGGCACTGTCTACCCGGAGTACCTGCTGCTGGAGACGTCCAGGGTACTGGCGGACCGGGACGGGGGCCGTATCGCGATTCCGGGTGAGGTGCAGCAGCTGGTGGAGCAGGTGCATGGTGACCGTGCGGACCGCTTCGACTGGGAAAGCCCGCGCTGGGAGGCGGCATGGACGGCGCAGCAGGGTGATGAGTTCGCTCAGCGTAGTGTCGGCGAGAATATCGCTATTCCGCGTAAGCGGTCTGTGCGGCGTCTGTACCAGCTTCACGAGCGCGGTGTCGCGGACGAAGGTCAGGCGGCGACCCGGCTCGGTGCCGACTCGGTGCGTCTGCTGTGTGTGTTTGAGCAGGAGAGCGGGGGTGTCACGCTGGATCTCGTGGGTGATGTCCCGCTGCCCGGTCCGGGAGGTGACGGGCGGATGTCGATCGAGGCGGTGCGCGCGGTCATGAAGCGGACCGTGCCGGTGCGCGCCGACTGGTTTTCTCCGTCCGCGGTGGAGTTTGCGGTGCCCGAGGTGTGGGCCGGGCACCCGTTCCTGGGTGAACTGGTCGTGCTGCGTCAGGCAGTCGTGGGTGGTGAGGTGCGTCCCGCCGTGGTGCTGGGGAAGGCCATTTCGCTGGATGCTGAGCTGGGCATTGTGCGACGCTGA
- a CDS encoding DUF721 domain-containing protein: MQRDGREPSGFAAVLQGLMADRASELPAAGGSVLDRWPDIAAAIAPQLPDHVQAVAFHPATGQLVLRPDSPAYATQLRLISARIVAAANESAGTGAVRAVRVLAVGATAAARTVPHAPVTPTAPAAPAAPVKTRQMASSGFREALAAHQSAVPAQTLDPGITEAVERQTRAMRELSRRAFPEAEVVPDDAPTPNGQASV; encoded by the coding sequence GTGCAGCGTGACGGTCGCGAGCCGAGCGGGTTCGCCGCCGTGCTCCAGGGCCTGATGGCCGACCGGGCCTCGGAACTCCCGGCCGCTGGTGGCAGCGTGCTGGACCGCTGGCCGGACATCGCGGCCGCCATCGCGCCGCAGCTGCCCGACCACGTCCAGGCCGTCGCCTTCCACCCGGCGACAGGACAGTTGGTGTTGCGCCCCGATTCCCCGGCTTATGCCACTCAGCTGCGGCTGATCAGCGCCCGCATTGTTGCCGCGGCCAACGAGTCGGCCGGCACCGGCGCCGTACGCGCCGTTCGGGTCCTGGCCGTTGGCGCCACGGCCGCAGCACGGACCGTGCCGCATGCTCCAGTGACTCCGACGGCTCCGGCCGCACCGGCGGCGCCGGTGAAGACGCGTCAGATGGCCTCGTCCGGCTTCCGCGAGGCGCTGGCCGCGCACCAGTCCGCTGTCCCTGCTCAGACACTGGATCCGGGGATCACAGAGGCTGTCGAGCGGCAGACCCGGGCGATGCGCGAGCTGTCTCGCCGCGCGTTCCCTGAAGCTGAGGTTGTTCCGGACGATGCGCCCACCCCGAACGGGCAGGCCAGTGTCTAG